In the genome of Bacteroides mediterraneensis, the window ACGGTAAAACATGTCGTCCAGTCTCCCGATGAGATTGAGCGGCTGTTCCGGCGCAACCAGATAGAGCTGGCCGTCATTTTTCCGTCCGACCTGCACCGTTTCCGCTTCAATTCCGCACAGATACAGATTCTGGCCGACGCCACGGAACCCAACCTGGCAGTCACCCGGAGTACGTATGCCCAAACCATTCTCCGACAAGCCCTGCAAACCATCCGGCCCGCTGACGCTTTCTCCTCCAAAAGAAGTACGGAAGGGATGCCGATTGTAGCCTACAACAAGCTGCTCTACAACCCGCAGATGAAGAGTGCCTACAACTTCGTGCCAGGAGTTATGGGACTGATTCTGATGCTGATTTGCGCCATGATGACCTCCATTTCAATCGTCCGCGAAAAAGAAACCGGCACAATGGAAGTGCTGTTGGTCTCTCCCGTCAATCCGTTGTTTGTCATCCTTTCGAAAGCCGTGCCCTACTTCATGCTCTCCCTGCTGAACCTGACCACCATCCTGCTGCTTTCGGTCTTTGTGCTCGACGTGCCGATAGCCGGAAGTCTGACGGCCTTGCTGGGAGTCTCCCTGCTGTTCATCTTCGTGTCGCTGGCGCTGGGACTACTGATTTCCTGCGTCACCCATACCCAGGTAGCAGCCCTGCTCGTTTCGGCCATGGTCCTGCTCATCCCGACCATTATCCTGTCGGGTATCATCTTTCCGGTGGAAAGTATGCCGGGTATCCTCCAGGCCCTTTCCTGCCTCATCCCGGCACGCTGGTACGTGGCAGCAGTGCGACGACTGATGATTGAAGGTGTACCCTTTGTCTACGTGTGGAAGGAAGTGGCTGTGTTATGCCTCATGGCCGTAGTCCTGATTGCAGCCACCACCCGCAAATTTAAAAACCGATTGGAATAAACCGCAAGCTTATGATGTTACGTTACCTGATAGAAAAAGAGTTCAAGCAACTGAAACGGAACCGTTTCCTGCCCCGCCTCATTCTGCTGTTTCCCTGCGTGATGATGCTGGTGATGCCTTGGGCCGCCACACTGGAAATCGAGGACTTGCGCATTGCCGTCATTGACCACGACCATAGTCCCTCGTCCCAACAACTGGTACACCGCATCGAGGCCTCCCGTTACTTCCAGCTGACCGCCCTGCCTGCTTCCTACACACAAGGTCTGAATGTCATCGAAAAAGACCAGGTGGACATGCTGCTGGAAATTCCCCGCGGATTTGAGAAAGACCAGGCCCGCGGCCTCAGTCCCTCCGCCCTAATTGCCGTCAACACGGTCAACGGTACCAAAGGAGGACTGGGAAGTGCCTACTTGCAACAGATTCTCAATCCGCAAGCCTTCCCTACTTCCGTGCGCTACC includes:
- a CDS encoding ABC transporter permease gives rise to the protein MKQFIAFVRKEFHHILRDRRTMLILIGMPIIQIILFGFAISTEVRNVQTAVLAPSLQTDIRKLVEQLDASEYFTVKHVVQSPDEIERLFRRNQIELAVIFPSDLHRFRFNSAQIQILADATEPNLAVTRSTYAQTILRQALQTIRPADAFSSKRSTEGMPIVAYNKLLYNPQMKSAYNFVPGVMGLILMLICAMMTSISIVREKETGTMEVLLVSPVNPLFVILSKAVPYFMLSLLNLTTILLLSVFVLDVPIAGSLTALLGVSLLFIFVSLALGLLISCVTHTQVAALLVSAMVLLIPTIILSGIIFPVESMPGILQALSCLIPARWYVAAVRRLMIEGVPFVYVWKEVAVLCLMAVVLIAATTRKFKNRLE